In the genome of Fulvitalea axinellae, one region contains:
- a CDS encoding haloacid dehalogenase type II: MKEYTLAFDVYGTLIDTSGIREAVSELIGSRANEFTEQWRTKQLEYSFRRGLMDDYVPFSVCTSQALDYCCNKFGIDISETDKQGLMVRYKTLPAFPEVAEGLSTLKGLGYRLFAFSNGMPKDVRSLLEHNGLGYFFDGVVSADSVKTFKPNPRIYKHFNNVTDSKSRDTWLVSSNPFDVLGSVKYGMNSIWIQRNERNKMDPWEISYTLTTDGLTKIGRMLSEYRKLN, encoded by the coding sequence ATGAAGGAATATACTTTGGCGTTTGATGTATATGGTACTTTGATAGATACTTCGGGTATACGTGAAGCAGTAAGTGAATTAATAGGGAGTAGAGCTAATGAGTTTACTGAGCAGTGGCGAACCAAACAATTAGAATATTCTTTTCGTCGTGGTTTGATGGATGATTATGTTCCTTTTTCTGTATGTACAAGTCAAGCTCTGGATTACTGCTGTAACAAGTTTGGAATAGATATTTCGGAAACGGATAAGCAGGGGCTAATGGTCCGATATAAAACGTTACCGGCTTTCCCGGAGGTGGCAGAGGGACTGTCTACATTAAAAGGATTGGGATATCGTCTTTTCGCTTTTTCCAATGGTATGCCCAAAGATGTTCGATCATTATTGGAACATAATGGTTTGGGATATTTTTTCGATGGTGTTGTAAGTGCTGATTCTGTAAAGACCTTTAAGCCTAACCCTAGGATATATAAACACTTTAATAATGTAACAGACTCGAAGTCGAGAGACACATGGCTGGTTTCGAGTAATCCATTTGATGTTTTGGGGTCTGTCAAATACGGAATGAATAGTATCTGGATTCAGCGTAACGAAAGAAATAAAATGGATCCGTGGGAGATTAGTTATACACTTACAACCGATGGGTTGACGAAGATAGGTAGGATGTTGTCCGAGTACCGAAAACTAAATTGA
- a CDS encoding DUF2201 family putative metallopeptidase has protein sequence MTNILEEVSKTSVKLILKEPFYGHFFSGLVKEVTEATPTAAVGANRQNKTIKLMVNEGFWKSLTNPEHRYGLIKHEVLHIVLKHLTMMPEYSNPRLFNIAADMVVNQYIEKRQLPEGGITLESFWFLEKRFGLTLEPEMSVKYYYRILKKFLESNPSPVQLSEEDKNEMEEKGLPIPIVPEDLTNEEGKMVGSHRFWKEIEEMTEAERRIMDRYINEAIQRTAQRVGPRGIGNLPAGLKVYLDTLLESLKPNLDWRRALRIFAASSTRTYIKNTIRRPSKRFGTTPGIKVKRKQKLLIAVDTSGSVSNDELRKFFAEVYHIWRQGAEILVVECDTHIHNTYSYSGKAPEYISGRGGTDFNEPIRFANESYRPDALVYFTDGLANIPSTVSRCPVLWMITTNGIDSNNDIWSGLQGRKVRMA, from the coding sequence ATGACAAATATACTTGAAGAAGTCTCGAAAACGAGCGTGAAGTTGATTCTTAAAGAGCCTTTCTACGGGCATTTTTTTTCTGGATTAGTTAAAGAAGTAACAGAAGCGACACCCACTGCGGCCGTAGGAGCCAACAGACAAAATAAGACTATAAAACTCATGGTAAATGAAGGCTTTTGGAAAAGTCTGACAAATCCGGAACACCGTTACGGACTGATTAAGCATGAGGTGTTGCACATAGTTTTAAAACACTTGACCATGATGCCGGAGTATTCGAATCCTAGGCTATTTAATATTGCCGCAGACATGGTTGTGAATCAATACATAGAAAAGAGACAGTTACCGGAAGGTGGAATCACGCTAGAAAGTTTCTGGTTTTTGGAAAAACGCTTTGGCTTAACACTGGAGCCCGAAATGAGTGTTAAGTATTATTATAGAATACTTAAAAAGTTCTTGGAGTCTAACCCCTCTCCCGTACAATTATCCGAAGAAGATAAGAACGAAATGGAAGAGAAAGGCCTTCCCATTCCAATAGTGCCGGAAGACCTGACGAATGAAGAGGGAAAGATGGTTGGGAGTCATCGTTTTTGGAAAGAAATAGAAGAAATGACTGAGGCCGAAAGGCGGATAATGGATCGCTATATCAATGAGGCTATACAGCGTACGGCCCAAAGGGTTGGGCCTAGGGGGATAGGGAATCTACCGGCGGGATTAAAGGTTTATCTGGATACGCTTTTGGAATCCCTGAAACCGAACCTTGATTGGCGTAGGGCATTAAGAATATTCGCAGCTTCAAGCACTAGGACATATATTAAAAATACAATACGGCGACCATCCAAACGGTTTGGTACTACTCCAGGGATAAAAGTAAAAAGAAAGCAAAAACTACTTATAGCGGTGGATACTTCGGGTAGTGTGTCGAATGATGAATTGCGGAAGTTTTTTGCGGAGGTTTATCATATTTGGCGACAGGGGGCCGAGATATTAGTAGTGGAGTGCGATACGCATATTCATAATACTTACTCTTATTCGGGGAAAGCGCCGGAATATATCAGCGGGCGAGGGGGAACCGATTTTAACGAACCTATTCGATTTGCGAATGAGAGCTATCGGCCGGACGCACTGGTATATTTTACCGACGGTTTGGCGAATATTCCTTCAACGGTCAGTCGATGTCCCGTTTTATGGATGATAACCACTAACGGAATTGATTCCAACAATGATATATGGAGCGGTTTGCAGGGCAGAAAAGTAAGAATGGCATGA
- a CDS encoding AAA family ATPase: protein MSEQHQYVYYGTNTRAKEVVEFVEHILESNIRSEMAGKKKTPVCIWGRHGIGKTEIVEQVARKNGYKWAYIAPAQFEEMGDLIGMPVIENGKTIFRAPEWVPTEPGPGVLLIDDVNRADDRILRGIMQLLQNFELVSWTLPEGWQIILTANPDGGDYSVTPMDDAMLTRMMHITMRFEPKDWALWAEAAGVDERGINFVLTYPEIVEGNRTTPRTLVQFFDSISNIDKLEDHLGLVQTLADSCLDETTVASFMTFVSQNLSKLISPEEILNAKNFKQKVYTGLSEMVKKETLRVDIIATLCTRVVNYLTLNNTKLNATQLKNLQDFIKIDYLPNDIRLTMLQDLTNSKNASLKMVMADPEISMMLLQKM from the coding sequence ATGAGCGAACAGCACCAATACGTTTATTACGGAACGAATACGAGAGCCAAAGAAGTTGTAGAATTTGTGGAACATATACTCGAATCCAATATTAGGAGCGAAATGGCCGGGAAAAAGAAAACACCGGTATGTATATGGGGACGACACGGAATTGGTAAAACGGAAATAGTGGAGCAGGTTGCTCGAAAAAACGGATATAAATGGGCTTATATAGCTCCCGCACAGTTCGAGGAAATGGGAGATCTGATCGGAATGCCGGTAATTGAAAATGGAAAAACCATTTTCCGAGCACCCGAATGGGTTCCTACAGAACCGGGACCGGGCGTATTGCTGATTGATGACGTAAACCGAGCCGATGACCGGATATTGCGAGGTATAATGCAGTTGCTCCAAAATTTTGAATTGGTCAGTTGGACACTCCCCGAAGGTTGGCAGATTATTCTAACAGCTAATCCTGACGGTGGGGATTATTCAGTTACGCCAATGGATGACGCCATGCTGACGCGTATGATGCATATTACCATGCGTTTTGAGCCAAAAGACTGGGCGCTTTGGGCTGAGGCAGCTGGCGTGGATGAAAGAGGAATCAATTTCGTTCTTACATATCCCGAAATCGTAGAAGGCAACCGAACTACACCCCGTACATTAGTCCAATTTTTTGATTCGATTTCGAATATTGACAAGCTGGAGGATCATCTTGGTTTAGTGCAGACATTGGCTGACTCCTGCCTTGACGAGACTACAGTTGCCAGCTTTATGACTTTTGTAAGCCAAAACTTATCTAAGTTGATATCTCCGGAAGAGATATTAAATGCAAAAAACTTTAAGCAGAAAGTGTATACGGGCTTAAGCGAAATGGTGAAAAAAGAAACCTTAAGGGTGGATATTATCGCTACGCTATGCACTAGGGTTGTCAATTACCTGACTCTTAATAATACAAAGCTGAACGCTACGCAACTAAAGAACCTTCAGGACTTTATTAAAATCGATTACTTGCCAAACGATATACGCCTTACAATGCTTCAGGATTTGACAAATTCCAAGAACGCTTCATTGAAGATGGTTATGGCTGATCCGGAAATTAGCATGATGTTACTTCAGAAAATGTAG
- a CDS encoding serine hydrolase domain-containing protein, with translation MKNLSVGAIVLVFFLICQLPYSYCQSQLEGKEQLKSKISSIANANGFNGVIQIRLGSLEIYKKAFGYSDFENRVSLKENDQFVIGSVSKQVTAVLVMREYEKGNIDLDDKINKYLPELKQGWASKVTVHHLLTHTHGIKALGKELEFEPGSKFQYSQLGYSLLARITEKVSGDSFLELSTTLFSELGMRSTVHPDNKPYKGLVKGYEISNNGKFDLAKNSLANYAAAGSFISNTEDLCIWNTALHTGNIVSDKTLKLMATRYATRDHPIFDKVEYGYGLLFKEGESMMEIGALGYAPGFVSACYYYPKKGMSLVVLGNRVRSLDDFKKTFKVHTELMELLKSESIIE, from the coding sequence ATGAAAAATCTTAGCGTGGGTGCTATTGTTTTAGTGTTTTTCTTGATATGTCAACTTCCTTATTCTTACTGTCAATCACAATTAGAAGGCAAGGAACAATTAAAATCGAAAATATCTTCTATAGCCAATGCGAATGGATTCAATGGTGTAATTCAAATACGGTTGGGGTCTTTGGAAATTTATAAAAAGGCCTTTGGCTATTCGGATTTTGAAAATAGAGTTTCGCTAAAGGAGAACGACCAGTTCGTTATAGGTTCTGTTAGTAAACAGGTTACCGCCGTATTGGTAATGCGGGAATATGAAAAGGGGAATATAGATCTCGATGACAAAATCAACAAATACCTCCCTGAGTTAAAGCAGGGTTGGGCAAGTAAGGTAACTGTCCATCATCTGCTTACCCACACTCATGGGATTAAGGCTTTAGGTAAAGAATTGGAATTCGAGCCGGGTTCCAAATTCCAATATTCCCAATTGGGTTATAGCCTTTTGGCTAGGATTACCGAGAAGGTTTCGGGCGATTCATTTCTTGAATTATCCACCACTCTCTTTTCCGAATTAGGGATGAGAAGCACTGTCCACCCTGACAATAAGCCTTATAAGGGTCTAGTCAAAGGCTATGAGATTTCGAATAACGGAAAGTTTGATTTGGCGAAAAATAGCTTGGCTAATTATGCGGCGGCGGGGTCCTTTATCTCCAACACAGAGGATTTATGTATCTGGAATACGGCTCTTCATACTGGAAATATAGTGAGCGATAAAACTTTAAAACTAATGGCAACCCGGTATGCGACTAGAGACCACCCGATTTTTGACAAGGTAGAATACGGCTATGGGTTACTCTTTAAAGAAGGGGAGTCTATGATGGAAATCGGAGCCTTGGGCTATGCGCCGGGTTTTGTTTCGGCTTGTTATTATTATCCGAAAAAGGGAATGAGTTTGGTAGTGCTTGGCAATAGAGTGAGGAGTCTTGATGATTTTAAAAAGACATTCAAGGTACATACCGAATTAATGGAATTGTTAAAAAGTGAAAGTATTATTGAATAA
- a CDS encoding peptide-N-glycosidase F-related protein, translated as MKRQYFLFVMMFFGFSISPGFAMPDEEGEEETIISVFKNHHINFGDGSDQHDGVTASYKGRQLYRTLTLPESEEPTSITLRVRIKAKNTSEKLGDPWDKFGTVSLLSPGDPDIELMRFITGFGVGRKDQPVHPSVEAWADDVVWEQDVSALAKRLSGEVTIMAMVDTWVKPGWDITVDLIYKPMADKKAAFWTLPVLNTRGNARNADQFSSTSPKVSFTVPENAGPVSMTLYTTGHGGNNGDEFHKKVNVVYVDDEEFVRFIPWRDDCKNFRKYNPTSAKWENQTLWSSDLSRSGWCPGDIVYPIVYDMSKALEPGRHTIRFNVENVNPEGGNGWNYSVRLSGPGVEQTTPAERIKTSLAHGNIPVIQTGAASRVLVEAVDGQGRTVHSPESSVKVTVSDGAEVSADGKEYASEAVLPAGQSSALLYIRKSEPGDFTLNASDMSAPGLANAEALALTAYDNLPSRWKRTDGAFEAGYPVTGIVANKFKEKNDPHRLADRSTGKKWVATLKKNETAEATVTFDGVRQANTFVINHFVSVRDKAGQDPGHLELGFVGEDDGRFVLGTFEEHNSEPGTCLHALTLETPVRFKKLLVRMKRSSSHAAAQADVNIAELFAYELPEAEKEAFAETMSTDPNGKASAEPVLTGVFDGPSVSFGCHPNPVSDFTEVSLELPYRSGLTVQVFGPGGGLVKTLAQGVFNSGAYSYRWSPERAGLYVVLVRQTLPDGTEKVYSEKVLVRGS; from the coding sequence ATGAAAAGACAATATTTTTTATTTGTCATGATGTTTTTTGGTTTCAGTATCTCTCCCGGGTTCGCAATGCCCGATGAAGAGGGGGAGGAAGAAACCATTATTTCCGTTTTTAAAAACCACCATATTAATTTCGGAGACGGATCCGATCAGCACGACGGCGTTACGGCGTCTTACAAAGGTCGGCAGCTTTATCGTACTCTCACGCTTCCGGAAAGCGAAGAACCAACTAGCATAACGCTTAGGGTTAGGATAAAGGCCAAGAACACAAGCGAAAAACTTGGTGATCCTTGGGATAAGTTCGGGACGGTTAGCCTGCTTTCGCCGGGCGATCCGGATATTGAGCTTATGCGTTTTATTACCGGGTTTGGAGTCGGGAGAAAAGATCAGCCCGTTCATCCCTCGGTAGAGGCTTGGGCCGATGACGTGGTTTGGGAGCAGGATGTTTCGGCTCTGGCCAAGCGATTGAGCGGCGAGGTTACCATTATGGCCATGGTCGATACTTGGGTGAAGCCGGGTTGGGATATTACCGTAGACCTGATCTATAAACCGATGGCTGACAAAAAGGCGGCTTTTTGGACTTTGCCTGTGCTAAACACCCGCGGAAACGCCCGCAACGCCGACCAATTCAGTTCCACTAGCCCGAAGGTTAGCTTTACCGTTCCGGAGAACGCCGGCCCGGTGAGCATGACACTTTATACTACCGGGCATGGCGGCAATAATGGAGACGAGTTTCATAAAAAGGTAAACGTAGTGTATGTCGACGACGAGGAGTTCGTGCGGTTTATCCCTTGGCGAGACGACTGTAAGAACTTCAGGAAATATAATCCTACGTCGGCCAAATGGGAGAACCAAACGCTTTGGTCCTCCGACCTTTCACGCAGTGGCTGGTGTCCGGGCGATATCGTTTACCCTATTGTTTATGATATGTCCAAGGCGTTGGAACCGGGGCGCCATACTATCCGGTTTAATGTGGAAAACGTGAATCCTGAGGGCGGTAACGGATGGAATTATTCCGTTAGGTTATCGGGGCCCGGGGTTGAACAGACGACTCCGGCCGAACGGATTAAGACGAGTTTGGCCCATGGAAATATTCCCGTTATACAGACCGGCGCGGCATCCCGCGTTTTGGTGGAAGCCGTGGACGGGCAAGGCCGTACGGTGCATAGTCCGGAATCGTCCGTTAAGGTTACCGTTTCCGACGGGGCGGAAGTGTCTGCCGACGGAAAGGAATACGCCTCGGAAGCGGTACTGCCCGCCGGGCAATCATCGGCTTTGCTTTATATAAGGAAGAGCGAGCCCGGCGATTTTACCTTGAACGCATCCGATATGTCAGCTCCGGGGTTGGCCAACGCCGAGGCTTTGGCATTAACCGCCTATGACAACCTTCCGTCGAGGTGGAAGCGCACTGACGGGGCTTTTGAAGCTGGGTATCCGGTGACGGGGATTGTGGCGAACAAGTTTAAGGAGAAAAATGATCCGCACCGTTTGGCCGACCGGAGCACTGGCAAAAAGTGGGTGGCTACCTTAAAGAAAAACGAGACCGCCGAAGCCACGGTGACTTTTGACGGCGTACGTCAGGCGAATACTTTTGTGATCAATCATTTTGTCAGTGTCCGCGACAAGGCGGGGCAGGATCCGGGCCATTTGGAGTTAGGCTTTGTGGGCGAAGACGATGGGCGATTTGTATTGGGAACATTTGAAGAGCATAACTCCGAGCCCGGCACATGTCTACACGCTTTGACTTTGGAAACTCCCGTACGTTTTAAAAAACTGTTGGTGAGGATGAAACGGTCTTCTTCTCACGCGGCGGCACAGGCCGATGTGAATATCGCCGAGCTTTTCGCTTACGAGTTGCCGGAAGCGGAGAAAGAGGCTTTCGCCGAAACCATGAGTACTGACCCTAACGGGAAAGCTTCCGCGGAGCCTGTGCTTACAGGTGTTTTTGACGGGCCGTCGGTTAGTTTTGGTTGCCATCCCAATCCCGTATCGGATTTTACGGAGGTTAGCCTTGAGTTGCCATACCGTTCCGGACTTACGGTTCAGGTATTCGGTCCGGGTGGCGGATTGGTCAAGACACTGGCCCAGGGTGTGTTTAATTCAGGCGCCTACAGTTATCGTTGGTCGCCGGAGCGGGCCGGGCTTTATGTCGTGCTGGTTCGTCAAACTTTGCCGGACGGAACTGAAAAGGTTTATTCTGAGAAGGTGTTGGTGAGAGGGAGTTGA
- a CDS encoding DUF4157 domain-containing protein, which produces MNTRTGTAREDKSQPAAHDVAQKKSVGGPAFQFVDNRPEAVAQRRLWEAGDGSLRAGRVAQLRSMAGGSSSQGRSVQRKENNTGLPDGLKSGVERLSGYSLDDVKVHRNSDKPAQLRAHAYAQGTDIHLGPGQEKHLPHEAWHVVQQKQGRVRPTMQMKGGENVNDDAGLEREADLMGGKVSQMASDGAFSGDGLNTVASRPSGNKARANILQRKAGHVPSVDTLTGQASRGLFGGEGLWSSGNYEAVLSKVGEYHDAAATPDNDYGRQIIKLEEILGAIGVWEGTYGSVNRAVPKRLFGRKTNEDKRRPVLKDLKTKVNTEDAGVRGQGKQDADAKHGRDRTALLKYVDDGAKSDDRRLKNSCEWIRAGKTVLYAVTPTGDSYARLLKGGKDPQKDEAFFPTGLKGAAGDVGNATVSYNEADLRDNANVLLDVQGKITGGWNQTGSPGVIAVVTPSKKNQATVWETLRHEVQHDSDKHKGRESLKGYRDAAEMVDFSRSIAVSDADDRREAMLEYDLTRYKTEYRAYSYQEGAAGGRYSSLDNSAQDKDFQGYRFSERQLAIFKHIYRGYKHTKDGWDNNGRLYDGTRFRAAVVAYWDPDSEGFNKYNSARVDDFYIALDNLGTKQAKTGLETTHGTDAAPVDVKTADPADPLVLELLGKIRKLDEDDLLYIKNESPAMRRKVDSHLAGVALQKVKDCMDGQLEDYEVGHAIASMFE; this is translated from the coding sequence ATGAATACTCGAACCGGTACGGCGCGGGAAGACAAGAGCCAACCGGCGGCGCACGACGTCGCTCAAAAGAAAAGCGTCGGCGGACCGGCTTTTCAATTTGTGGATAACAGGCCGGAGGCCGTCGCGCAGAGGAGGTTGTGGGAGGCGGGGGACGGTAGCCTCCGGGCCGGGCGGGTGGCGCAATTGCGGTCAATGGCCGGGGGCTCTTCTTCCCAGGGGCGGTCGGTCCAAAGAAAGGAAAACAACACGGGCCTGCCGGACGGTCTGAAATCGGGGGTGGAGCGCCTTTCCGGTTATTCTCTGGACGACGTGAAGGTCCACCGCAATTCGGACAAGCCCGCACAGTTGCGGGCGCACGCCTATGCCCAGGGCACCGACATCCATTTGGGGCCGGGCCAGGAAAAGCACCTGCCGCATGAGGCCTGGCACGTGGTGCAGCAGAAGCAGGGGAGGGTGAGGCCCACCATGCAGATGAAGGGAGGGGAAAACGTGAACGACGACGCTGGCTTGGAAAGGGAGGCGGATTTGATGGGGGGCAAAGTATCGCAGATGGCGTCGGACGGCGCGTTTTCCGGCGACGGTTTGAACACAGTGGCGAGCCGGCCTTCCGGTAACAAGGCGCGCGCGAATATTTTGCAAAGAAAAGCCGGACACGTTCCGTCGGTGGATACGTTGACCGGGCAAGCGTCGCGCGGCCTGTTTGGGGGTGAAGGATTGTGGAGTTCCGGGAATTATGAGGCTGTTTTGTCCAAAGTAGGCGAGTACCACGACGCCGCTGCGACTCCGGATAACGATTACGGCAGGCAAATCATAAAACTGGAAGAGATTCTAGGCGCCATAGGGGTGTGGGAGGGTACTTATGGTTCTGTAAACCGGGCTGTCCCCAAGAGGTTGTTTGGCAGGAAAACGAACGAAGATAAAAGGCGGCCCGTTCTGAAAGACCTCAAAACGAAGGTGAATACGGAAGACGCGGGTGTCAGGGGGCAGGGCAAGCAGGACGCGGACGCGAAGCACGGCCGGGACAGGACCGCATTGCTTAAATATGTCGACGACGGCGCCAAGAGCGACGACCGGCGGCTGAAAAACTCATGCGAATGGATCAGGGCGGGGAAGACGGTTCTGTATGCGGTGACCCCGACGGGGGACTCTTATGCGCGCCTGTTGAAAGGTGGGAAGGACCCTCAAAAAGACGAAGCTTTTTTCCCTACCGGCTTGAAAGGCGCGGCGGGCGACGTGGGGAACGCCACGGTGTCCTACAACGAAGCGGATCTTAGGGACAACGCCAATGTTCTGCTGGATGTCCAGGGTAAGATTACGGGGGGCTGGAACCAAACGGGCAGCCCGGGCGTGATAGCCGTTGTCACGCCTTCAAAGAAAAACCAGGCGACGGTATGGGAAACTTTAAGGCATGAGGTGCAGCATGACTCGGACAAGCATAAAGGAAGAGAGTCCTTGAAAGGTTACCGGGACGCGGCGGAGATGGTTGATTTTTCCCGCAGTATTGCCGTGTCTGACGCTGATGACCGCAGGGAAGCCATGCTTGAATATGATCTGACAAGGTACAAAACCGAATACCGGGCGTATTCTTATCAGGAGGGCGCCGCCGGAGGGCGTTATTCGAGTCTTGATAATTCGGCCCAGGACAAAGACTTCCAGGGATATAGGTTCTCGGAAAGGCAGCTGGCTATTTTTAAGCATATATATAGAGGGTATAAACATACGAAAGACGGCTGGGATAATAATGGAAGGCTGTACGACGGCACGCGCTTCCGGGCCGCGGTTGTCGCTTATTGGGACCCCGACTCCGAAGGGTTTAATAAATATAACTCCGCACGTGTTGACGACTTTTATATAGCGCTCGACAATCTTGGGACAAAGCAGGCGAAAACCGGATTGGAAACAACACATGGAACGGACGCCGCCCCTGTTGACGTGAAAACGGCCGACCCTGCCGATCCGCTTGTCCTGGAACTATTGGGAAAAATCAGGAAATTGGACGAAGATGATCTGCTTTATATTAAGAACGAATCGCCGGCGATGCGCCGCAAGGTCGACTCCCACCTTGCGGGGGTCGCGTTGCAAAAGGTGAAGGACTGCATGGACGGCCAGCTGGAGGATTATGAAGTCGGCCATGCGATTGCGAGCATGTTCGAATAA